Proteins from a genomic interval of bacterium YEK0313:
- the lptB_34 gene encoding Lipopolysaccharide export system ATP-binding protein LptB has product MTAPLLACDNVGRRFGGFVALEGVTTAFAANKVTAVIGPNGAGKSTFFNVLSGVIAPTSGTVRFRGQDLAGTPQHRFAHLGISRSYQITNIFPELTAHENVRVAAQAFRSRYDILTRRARLTELDARAAAALDAVGLAARGGATAKFLAHGEQRALEIAIALVADPALLLLDEPTAGMGPEETRGMVALIERLARERTILLVEHKMKMILGLSDRILVLHHGRLIADGTPAEIQADAEVRRVYLGQNDGYA; this is encoded by the coding sequence ATGACCGCGCCCCTGCTCGCCTGCGACAATGTCGGCCGGCGCTTCGGCGGCTTCGTCGCGCTCGAAGGCGTCACCACCGCCTTCGCGGCCAACAAGGTGACCGCGGTGATCGGACCGAACGGCGCGGGAAAGAGCACCTTCTTCAACGTGCTGTCGGGCGTCATCGCGCCGACCTCCGGCACGGTCCGCTTCCGCGGCCAGGACCTTGCCGGCACGCCGCAGCACCGCTTCGCCCATCTCGGCATTTCCAGATCCTACCAGATTACCAACATCTTCCCCGAGCTGACGGCGCACGAGAATGTCAGGGTGGCGGCCCAGGCCTTCCGCTCGCGCTACGACATCCTGACCCGCCGCGCCCGGCTGACCGAGCTCGACGCGCGGGCGGCGGCCGCGCTCGACGCCGTCGGCCTCGCCGCCCGGGGCGGCGCCACGGCCAAGTTCCTGGCCCATGGCGAACAGCGGGCGCTGGAGATCGCCATCGCCCTCGTCGCCGACCCGGCCCTGCTGCTGCTCGACGAGCCGACCGCCGGCATGGGGCCGGAGGAGACCCGCGGCATGGTGGCGCTGATCGAGCGGCTGGCGCGCGAGCGCACCATCCTGCTGGTCGAGCACAAGATGAAGATGATCCTCGGCCTCAGCGACCGCATCCTGGTGCTGCACCATGGGCGGCTGATCGCGGACGGCACGCCCGCGGAGATCCAGGCCGATGCCGAGGTCAGGCGCGTCTATCTCGGACAGAACGATGGCTATGCTTGA
- the cdhC gene encoding Caffeine dehydrogenase subunit gamma, translating into MSTRQAITVTVNGESHQRLVEPRLSLVDFLRQDLQLTGSHVGCEMGACGACLVLVDDEPVHACLMFAVQAEGARIETVEGLAARDALADLKAAFRDRNALQCGYCTPGMLATAHAILARGGVPSREEIRDALSGNYCRCTGYEAIVDAIVMTAEARAAAGEAAR; encoded by the coding sequence ATGAGCACGCGTCAGGCGATCACGGTGACCGTCAACGGCGAAAGCCATCAGCGCCTCGTCGAGCCGCGGCTCAGCCTCGTCGACTTCCTGCGCCAGGACCTTCAGCTCACCGGCAGCCATGTCGGCTGCGAGATGGGCGCCTGCGGCGCCTGCCTCGTCCTGGTCGACGATGAGCCCGTTCATGCCTGCCTGATGTTCGCCGTGCAGGCCGAAGGCGCGCGCATCGAGACCGTCGAGGGCCTTGCCGCGCGCGACGCACTGGCCGACCTGAAGGCGGCCTTCCGCGACCGCAACGCGCTGCAGTGCGGCTACTGCACGCCCGGCATGCTGGCGACCGCCCATGCCATTCTCGCCCGCGGCGGCGTGCCGAGCCGGGAGGAGATCCGCGACGCGCTGTCGGGCAACTATTGCCGATGTACCGGTTACGAGGCGATCGTCGACGCCATCGTCATGACGGCCGAAGCGCGGGCAGCGGCAGGGGAGGCTGCCCGATGA
- the livH_48 gene encoding High-affinity branched-chain amino acid transport system permease protein LivH has product MDVELIAMQIVAGLALGAILIMVALGLTIVFGMLGIVNFAHGALFMVGAYAGLWVASLTGSFWWALVVAPVAIGLFGIVIERVLIRPLYKRSVDDPLLLTFGLGYVLVEAVRIVFGSDGIPFATPEALQGVVDLGIGFFPIYRLFVVAVVALVLVALWLGLERTRFGLIVRAGARDPLIMRVLGVDIGKLWFIVFGLGVGLTALGGVLAAPMRNVNPEMGTLVLAEAFVVTVIGGLGSLVGAVVAGLMVGVAVSLTALFAPEMATIVMFALMALVLLVRPQGLFGKAGGGA; this is encoded by the coding sequence ATGGACGTCGAACTCATCGCCATGCAGATCGTCGCGGGGCTGGCGCTCGGCGCGATCCTGATCATGGTCGCGCTGGGCCTGACCATCGTGTTCGGCATGCTCGGCATCGTCAACTTCGCCCATGGCGCGCTGTTCATGGTGGGCGCCTATGCCGGCCTGTGGGTGGCTTCGCTGACCGGCAGCTTCTGGTGGGCGCTGGTCGTCGCGCCGGTTGCCATCGGCCTCTTCGGCATCGTCATCGAGCGGGTGCTGATCCGGCCTCTCTACAAGCGCTCGGTCGACGATCCGCTGCTGCTCACCTTCGGCCTCGGCTATGTGCTGGTGGAAGCCGTGCGCATCGTGTTCGGCTCCGACGGCATTCCGTTCGCGACGCCCGAGGCGCTGCAGGGCGTCGTCGATCTCGGCATCGGCTTCTTCCCGATCTACCGGCTGTTCGTCGTCGCCGTGGTGGCGCTGGTGCTCGTCGCGCTGTGGCTCGGCCTCGAGCGCACGCGCTTCGGGCTGATCGTGCGCGCCGGCGCCCGCGATCCGCTGATCATGCGCGTGCTCGGCGTCGATATCGGCAAGCTCTGGTTCATCGTCTTCGGTCTCGGCGTCGGGCTCACCGCGCTCGGCGGCGTGCTCGCCGCGCCGATGCGCAACGTCAATCCGGAAATGGGCACACTGGTGCTGGCCGAAGCCTTCGTCGTCACCGTCATCGGCGGCCTCGGCTCGCTCGTCGGCGCGGTGGTCGCCGGCCTGATGGTCGGCGTCGCGGTCAGCCTGACTGCGCTGTTCGCGCCGGAAATGGCGACCATCGTGATGTTCGCGCTGATGGCGCTCGTGCTGCTGGTCAGGCCGCAGGGCCTGTTCGGCAAGGCGGGAGGCGGCGCATGA
- a CDS encoding leucine/isoleucine/valine transporter permease subunit, translating into MTQPSALAARPAAPAASADLLSRWRVPLCLAALCVLPWILPSKALAVNVLIYGIYAVGYNLLFGYTGLLSFGHAALFGAGAYATGIAIAHFGLPWHAAVACGVIGAGLLAVVIGALSIRTRGIYFSMVTLALSQLVYYAALQAYGWTGGENGLRGFTVGRLALAGLSIDVIDPVNKYYVIMVFAAAALWLVSRILNSPFGAVIEAIRENEVRARACGYDVERTKLIAFVLSGLICGLAGTLSALHLAIVPLDTLHYNTSGLAVMMTLLGGAGSFFGPFVGALVFLLVEDVASLWTSHWQIIVGTMFILCVLFLPKGIWGTLLGLRAGR; encoded by the coding sequence ATGACGCAGCCGTCCGCTCTTGCCGCCCGTCCCGCCGCGCCGGCCGCCAGCGCCGACCTCCTGTCGCGCTGGCGCGTGCCGCTCTGCCTTGCCGCGCTCTGCGTGCTGCCGTGGATCCTGCCGTCCAAGGCGCTCGCGGTGAACGTGCTGATCTATGGGATCTACGCGGTCGGCTACAATCTTCTGTTCGGTTATACCGGCCTCCTCTCCTTCGGCCATGCCGCCTTATTCGGCGCCGGCGCCTATGCGACCGGCATCGCGATCGCCCATTTCGGTCTTCCCTGGCACGCGGCGGTCGCCTGCGGCGTCATCGGCGCGGGACTGCTCGCGGTCGTCATCGGCGCCCTGTCGATCCGCACCCGCGGCATCTATTTCTCGATGGTGACGCTCGCCCTGTCGCAGCTCGTCTACTACGCCGCGCTGCAGGCCTATGGCTGGACCGGCGGCGAGAACGGCCTGCGCGGCTTCACCGTCGGCCGGCTCGCGCTCGCCGGCCTGTCCATCGACGTCATCGACCCCGTCAACAAATATTACGTCATCATGGTGTTCGCGGCGGCGGCGCTCTGGCTGGTCTCGCGCATCCTCAACTCGCCCTTCGGCGCGGTGATCGAGGCGATCAGGGAGAACGAGGTCAGGGCGCGCGCCTGCGGCTACGACGTCGAGCGCACCAAGCTGATCGCCTTCGTGCTGTCGGGCCTGATCTGCGGCCTCGCCGGCACGCTGTCGGCGCTGCACCTGGCCATCGTGCCGCTCGACACGCTGCACTATAACACATCGGGCCTCGCGGTGATGATGACCCTGCTCGGCGGAGCCGGGAGCTTTTTCGGGCCCTTCGTCGGCGCGCTGGTCTTCCTGCTCGTCGAGGACGTCGCCTCGCTCTGGACCTCGCACTGGCAGATCATCGTCGGCACCATGTTCATCCTCTGCGTGCTGTTCCTGCCGAAGGGCATCTGGGGCACCCTGCTCGGCCTGAGGGCTGGCCGATGA
- a CDS encoding NMT1/THI5 like protein, which produces MHTENPPPPGAPALAFASRRTVVLGTGATALSAVLGQLGSPALAQAAMPVRVTEAIHLGMYVSIYAAKHGGFFRKHGLDVTISSAGGIALAVPVVLSGNASFAVTGAGMSVNAANEGAKLVNIAKIVGGVAMWAVAKPGSTIRTIGDFRGKTIATLRYPSSTIQTPTFAMKERGGFEPEKSGVRFLQLPNGAQAQAVLDGRADVATMFEWEVSIAKQQFNLEPVFSFSDIIGPLAWTTAMAKRDLLDKDPRLAQAFCDAIAEAQAALHADGGELFVKASVAEFPQVSEAVIRAAADNLLKKTSAIPKSPTISRAEWDADLAFELAGGAIKTTRPYEEMVDNGFAERAAAKIGRPS; this is translated from the coding sequence ATGCACACCGAGAATCCGCCGCCTCCCGGAGCGCCGGCGCTGGCCTTCGCCAGCCGGCGCACCGTCGTCCTGGGCACCGGCGCGACGGCGCTGTCGGCCGTCCTCGGCCAGCTCGGCAGCCCCGCTCTCGCGCAGGCCGCAATGCCCGTCCGCGTCACCGAGGCGATCCATCTCGGCATGTATGTGTCGATCTATGCCGCCAAGCATGGCGGCTTCTTCCGCAAGCACGGCCTCGACGTGACAATCTCCTCGGCCGGCGGCATCGCGCTGGCCGTGCCGGTCGTGCTCTCGGGCAATGCCTCCTTCGCGGTCACCGGCGCGGGCATGTCGGTGAACGCGGCCAATGAAGGCGCCAAGCTCGTCAACATCGCCAAGATCGTCGGCGGCGTCGCCATGTGGGCGGTCGCCAAGCCCGGCTCGACGATCAGGACGATCGGCGACTTCCGCGGCAAGACGATCGCGACCCTGCGCTATCCCTCCTCGACCATCCAGACGCCAACCTTCGCCATGAAGGAGCGCGGCGGCTTCGAACCCGAGAAGTCCGGCGTCCGCTTCCTCCAGCTTCCGAACGGCGCGCAGGCACAGGCCGTTCTCGACGGCCGGGCCGATGTTGCGACCATGTTCGAGTGGGAGGTGAGCATCGCCAAGCAGCAGTTCAACCTGGAGCCGGTCTTCTCGTTCTCCGACATTATCGGCCCACTGGCCTGGACCACCGCCATGGCCAAGCGCGACCTCCTCGACAAGGACCCCCGGCTGGCCCAGGCCTTCTGCGATGCGATCGCCGAGGCGCAAGCCGCCCTTCATGCCGACGGCGGCGAATTGTTCGTGAAAGCGTCGGTCGCCGAATTTCCGCAGGTGTCGGAGGCGGTCATCCGCGCCGCCGCGGACAACCTCCTCAAGAAGACCAGCGCCATTCCGAAGAGCCCGACCATCTCCCGGGCGGAGTGGGACGCCGACCTCGCCTTCGAACTGGCCGGCGGTGCGATCAAGACCACCCGGCCCTACGAGGAAATGGTCGACAACGGATTTGCCGAACGCGCCGCCGCCAAGATCGGCCGCCCGAGCTGA
- the kdhA gene encoding 6-hydroxypseudooxynicotine dehydrogenase complex subunit alpha: MKARAFAYLRPATVAEALDAFAGAAGDASYIAGGQSLVPALALRLQAPDRLIDIAHIAALAGIRLDGETLRIGALTRHAQLIDDPLIARHAPLLAEAAPHIAHPAIRNRGTIGGSLALADPAAELPAMMLAAGAAIEIAGPDGVRQVAADDFFLDLYQTALAPGELITAVLVPVARPDERFAFDELARRRGDYALVGAGIRARHAGGTVAEIRIAFLSVAATPLRARAAEEALAGTVLDADAIARAQEALDDDLDPSDEAHMPAATRRHLARVLLSRLAGRIREAA; encoded by the coding sequence ATGAAAGCGCGCGCCTTCGCCTATCTCCGCCCGGCAACCGTCGCCGAGGCGCTCGATGCCTTTGCCGGCGCGGCGGGCGATGCGAGCTACATTGCCGGCGGCCAGAGCCTGGTGCCGGCCCTGGCGCTCCGGCTGCAGGCGCCCGACAGGCTCATCGACATCGCCCATATCGCGGCCCTCGCCGGCATTCGTCTCGACGGCGAAACCCTGCGCATCGGCGCGCTGACCCGCCATGCCCAGCTGATCGACGACCCGCTGATCGCCCGGCACGCGCCGCTGCTGGCCGAGGCGGCGCCGCATATCGCCCATCCCGCGATCCGCAACAGGGGCACGATCGGCGGCAGCCTGGCGCTCGCCGACCCGGCGGCCGAACTGCCGGCCATGATGCTCGCGGCCGGCGCAGCGATCGAGATCGCCGGGCCCGACGGGGTCCGGCAGGTCGCGGCCGACGATTTCTTCCTCGACCTCTACCAGACCGCGCTCGCCCCGGGCGAACTCATCACCGCCGTGCTGGTGCCCGTCGCCCGTCCGGACGAGCGCTTCGCCTTCGACGAGCTGGCGCGGCGGCGCGGCGACTACGCGCTGGTCGGCGCCGGCATCCGGGCTCGGCACGCGGGCGGCACCGTCGCGGAGATCCGCATCGCCTTCCTGTCGGTGGCGGCAACGCCGCTGCGCGCCCGTGCCGCCGAGGAGGCGCTGGCCGGCACGGTGCTGGACGCGGACGCGATCGCCCGCGCGCAGGAGGCGCTCGACGACGACCTCGACCCGTCCGACGAGGCCCACATGCCCGCGGCGACGCGCCGGCACCTCGCGCGGGTCCTGCTCAGCCGCCTTGCCGGCCGCATCCGGGAGGCGGCATGA
- the cdhA gene encoding Caffeine dehydrogenase subunit alpha encodes MTAPGPLDRPNSYIGRAVSRPNAMRLMNGRGRFVGDIVLPRMLHAAFVRSPYAHARIAGIDTSAAAAMPGVRLVATGADLARIATPWTGTLDHFKGMKSAPQWPLPLDEVVWAGQAVVAVVAETRAEAEDAAEAVTVDYEELAVVADVDAARAPDAVTASAGLDDNLCFRALIDTGAVDEAFAAAAHVVEADLRFGRHTAVTLEPRAILADFDPGERQLTVHHATQTPYQFQTLYSRHFNLAEARVRVIAPDIGGSFGMKLHVYHEDMAVVALSILTGRPVRYVADRTEAFVSDIHARDHRVKARLATDAEGRILAIDVDDVTAVGAFSTYPRTSAVEGNQVIRLIGAPYRFDHYRAELSVIFQNKVQTSQYRAVGHPIACAVTERLVDLAAARLGLDPFAMRAKNLIADDAYPASSASGYHFEKLSHETCLARLKTMMDYEGLRRDQAEARARGVHRGIGIATFVEITNPSPAFYGIGGAHISAQDGAVVKLTPSGEVQCLISVTEQGQGTETIIGQIVAEKLGVDRERVKVITGDTDVTPHGGATWACRGAGIGGETAFQAAKALRRNVLGIAAAILQTQAEALDLVDGVVVERARGTARLDLADIARIAYFRSDVLPPGAQAQLTVAHHFAPEGYPFAFTNGIQGCHVEVDVETGFVKLLKHWVVEDCGTIINPMLVDEQVRGGVVQGLGAALFEECLYDDNGQLTNGSLADYLVPMACEMPDIVIGHVETPTRDTELGAKGCGEAGTAAASAAALNAVNDALLPFGATIAEIPMTPHRILTALKRV; translated from the coding sequence ATGACCGCTCCCGGCCCCCTCGACCGGCCCAATTCCTATATCGGCCGCGCTGTCAGCCGGCCGAACGCCATGCGGCTGATGAACGGGCGCGGCCGCTTCGTCGGCGACATCGTTCTGCCGCGCATGCTCCATGCCGCCTTCGTGCGCAGCCCCTATGCCCATGCCCGCATCGCCGGCATCGACACGAGCGCCGCCGCCGCCATGCCCGGCGTGCGGCTGGTCGCGACCGGCGCCGACCTCGCCCGCATCGCAACGCCCTGGACCGGCACGCTCGATCACTTCAAGGGCATGAAGTCGGCGCCGCAATGGCCCCTGCCGCTCGACGAGGTGGTCTGGGCCGGACAGGCGGTGGTGGCTGTTGTCGCCGAGACGCGCGCCGAGGCGGAGGATGCCGCCGAGGCCGTGACGGTCGACTATGAGGAGCTCGCCGTCGTCGCCGATGTCGACGCGGCGCGCGCACCCGATGCCGTCACGGCGAGCGCCGGCCTCGACGACAATCTCTGTTTCCGCGCGCTGATCGACACCGGCGCGGTCGACGAGGCCTTCGCCGCGGCCGCCCATGTGGTGGAGGCCGACCTGCGCTTCGGCCGGCACACGGCGGTGACGCTGGAGCCGCGCGCCATCCTCGCCGACTTCGACCCGGGCGAGCGTCAGCTCACCGTGCATCACGCGACCCAGACGCCCTACCAGTTCCAGACGCTCTACAGCCGCCATTTCAACTTGGCCGAAGCGCGCGTCAGGGTGATCGCGCCGGATATCGGCGGCTCGTTCGGCATGAAGCTGCATGTCTATCACGAGGACATGGCGGTGGTGGCCCTGAGCATTCTCACCGGCCGGCCGGTGCGCTATGTCGCCGACCGCACCGAAGCCTTCGTCTCCGACATCCACGCCCGCGATCACCGGGTGAAGGCGCGGCTGGCGACCGACGCCGAGGGGCGCATCCTGGCGATCGACGTCGACGACGTCACCGCGGTCGGGGCCTTCTCGACCTATCCGCGCACCAGCGCCGTCGAAGGCAACCAGGTGATCCGGCTGATCGGCGCGCCCTATCGCTTCGATCACTATCGGGCGGAGCTCTCGGTCATATTCCAGAACAAGGTGCAGACCAGCCAGTACCGTGCGGTCGGCCATCCCATCGCCTGTGCGGTCACCGAGCGGCTCGTCGACCTCGCGGCGGCAAGGCTCGGCCTCGACCCCTTCGCCATGCGCGCGAAGAACCTCATCGCCGACGATGCCTATCCGGCGAGCTCGGCCTCCGGCTACCATTTCGAGAAGCTGTCGCACGAGACCTGCCTTGCCCGCCTCAAGACGATGATGGACTACGAGGGCCTGCGCCGCGACCAGGCCGAGGCCCGCGCCCGCGGAGTCCATCGCGGCATCGGCATCGCGACCTTCGTCGAGATCACCAATCCGAGCCCGGCCTTCTACGGCATCGGCGGCGCCCATATTTCGGCCCAGGACGGCGCCGTGGTGAAGCTGACGCCCTCGGGCGAGGTGCAGTGCCTGATCTCGGTGACCGAGCAGGGCCAGGGCACCGAGACGATCATCGGCCAGATCGTCGCCGAAAAGCTCGGCGTCGACCGCGAGCGGGTCAAGGTCATCACCGGCGATACCGACGTGACGCCGCATGGCGGCGCCACCTGGGCCTGCCGCGGCGCCGGCATCGGCGGCGAGACCGCCTTCCAGGCGGCCAAGGCCCTGAGGCGCAACGTGCTCGGCATTGCCGCGGCCATTCTGCAGACCCAGGCCGAGGCGCTCGATCTCGTCGACGGCGTGGTGGTGGAGCGGGCCCGCGGCACCGCTCGCCTCGACCTCGCCGACATTGCCCGCATCGCCTATTTCCGCTCGGACGTGCTGCCGCCGGGCGCGCAGGCCCAGCTCACCGTCGCCCATCACTTCGCGCCGGAAGGCTATCCCTTCGCCTTCACCAACGGCATCCAGGGCTGCCATGTCGAGGTCGACGTCGAGACCGGCTTCGTCAAGCTCTTGAAGCACTGGGTGGTCGAGGACTGCGGCACGATCATCAACCCGATGCTGGTCGACGAGCAGGTGCGCGGCGGCGTGGTCCAGGGCCTCGGCGCGGCGCTGTTCGAGGAATGCCTCTACGACGACAACGGCCAGCTCACCAACGGCTCGCTCGCCGACTATCTCGTGCCCATGGCCTGCGAGATGCCCGACATCGTCATCGGCCATGTCGAGACGCCGACGCGCGACACCGAGCTCGGCGCCAAGGGTTGCGGCGAGGCCGGCACGGCCGCCGCCTCGGCCGCCGCCCTCAACGCCGTCAACGACGCGCTTCTGCCCTTCGGCGCGACCATCGCCGAGATCCCCATGACGCCGCATCGCATCCTCACCGCGCTGAAGCGCGTGTGA
- a CDS encoding hypothetical protein (Leu/Ile/Val-binding protein homolog 3 precursor), which translates to MSRSTGSFTPRPSRRAVMAGLSAGLVAAPWIARAQGETIRIGFPTPLTGPFAAEARDQVRSAELAVKLINDKGGVAGRKVELLVRDDKLNAGEAATRTLELIEKDKAHAIVGALSSAVQLAVNEVTRARGVIYVSISQSDTINEAKDFSRFTFHEALNPHMTTAAVAKHTFKAGAKVAYLVADYAYGHEMLRGFKRAQAAIGAQGVGEILHPFGAADYSTFMPRLRAMRPDILCICNFGRDQANAIKQAVDFGMKQQMKIVVPVLLHNQRLAIGPDAFAGVVGGANYYWGLERTIPSAKAFNDAFRAAHAGAVPTDYGAYGFTGVHSLLLAMQAAGGTDTDKVVAALEALKYDIAKGPQSYRACDHQSVQSVLVLESKKKADMQGDTDLFTVLAEEPGSETALRSCAELGFPA; encoded by the coding sequence ATGAGCCGCAGCACGGGAAGCTTCACCCCTCGGCCGTCGCGCCGCGCCGTCATGGCCGGCCTCAGTGCCGGCCTCGTGGCGGCGCCCTGGATCGCCCGCGCGCAAGGCGAGACCATCCGCATCGGCTTTCCGACGCCGCTGACGGGACCCTTCGCGGCCGAGGCGCGCGACCAGGTGCGCAGCGCCGAGCTCGCCGTGAAGCTGATCAACGACAAGGGCGGGGTCGCCGGCCGCAAGGTCGAGCTGCTCGTGCGCGACGACAAGCTGAATGCCGGCGAGGCGGCGACCCGCACGCTGGAGCTGATCGAGAAGGACAAGGCCCACGCCATCGTCGGCGCGCTGTCGAGCGCGGTGCAACTGGCGGTCAACGAGGTGACCCGCGCCCGCGGCGTGATCTACGTCTCGATCAGCCAGTCCGACACGATCAACGAGGCCAAGGACTTCAGCCGCTTCACCTTCCACGAGGCGCTGAACCCGCACATGACCACGGCGGCGGTGGCCAAGCACACGTTCAAGGCCGGCGCGAAGGTCGCCTATCTCGTCGCCGACTATGCCTATGGCCACGAAATGCTGCGCGGCTTCAAGCGGGCGCAGGCGGCGATCGGCGCCCAGGGCGTCGGCGAGATCCTGCACCCGTTCGGCGCGGCCGACTATTCCACCTTCATGCCGCGCCTGCGCGCCATGCGGCCGGACATTCTCTGCATCTGCAATTTCGGCCGCGACCAGGCCAATGCGATCAAGCAGGCGGTCGATTTCGGCATGAAGCAGCAGATGAAGATCGTGGTGCCGGTGCTCCTGCACAACCAGCGCCTCGCCATCGGGCCGGACGCCTTTGCCGGCGTCGTCGGCGGCGCCAACTACTATTGGGGCCTGGAGCGCACGATTCCCTCGGCCAAGGCCTTCAACGACGCCTTCCGCGCCGCCCATGCCGGAGCGGTGCCGACCGACTACGGCGCCTATGGCTTCACCGGCGTCCATTCGCTGCTGCTCGCCATGCAGGCGGCCGGCGGCACCGATACGGACAAGGTCGTCGCCGCGCTCGAAGCGCTGAAATACGACATTGCCAAGGGACCGCAGAGCTACCGGGCCTGCGACCACCAATCGGTGCAGTCGGTGCTGGTGCTGGAATCCAAAAAGAAGGCCGACATGCAGGGCGACACGGACCTGTTCACCGTGCTCGCCGAGGAGCCCGGCTCGGAGACCGCCCTGCGCAGTTGCGCCGAGCTCGGTTTCCCGGCCTGA
- the livF_44 gene encoding High-affinity branched-chain amino acid transport ATP-binding protein LivF translates to MAMLEIEGLNAWYGASHVLHGVSLAVAAGEIVALVGRNGAGKTSTMRAVMGLMPRTTGTIRFDGRDLGALAAHRRFHLGLAYVPEERRIVPGLTVRENLELGLVASRGAGASRPDINRAIDEIAVSFPRLKERLGQQGVTLSGGEQQMLAIARALIAKPKMILLDEPSEGIMPVLVEEMGVLFRRLRDEGITLLLVEQNVEWALNLASRAVIIDQGEVVHTSSAAALLADKEIQERYCAV, encoded by the coding sequence ATGGCTATGCTTGAGATCGAAGGACTGAACGCCTGGTACGGCGCGAGCCACGTGCTGCACGGCGTCTCGCTCGCCGTCGCCGCCGGCGAGATCGTCGCGCTGGTCGGCCGCAACGGCGCCGGCAAGACCAGCACCATGCGGGCGGTCATGGGCCTGATGCCGAGGACGACCGGCACGATCCGTTTCGACGGCCGCGATCTCGGCGCGCTTGCCGCCCACCGGCGCTTCCATCTCGGCCTTGCCTATGTGCCCGAGGAGCGGCGCATCGTGCCCGGGCTCACGGTGCGCGAGAACCTCGAGCTCGGCCTCGTGGCCAGCCGGGGCGCGGGCGCCTCGCGCCCCGACATCAACCGCGCCATCGACGAGATCGCGGTGAGCTTCCCGCGCCTGAAGGAGCGGCTCGGCCAGCAGGGCGTAACGCTGTCCGGCGGCGAGCAGCAGATGCTCGCGATCGCCCGCGCGCTGATCGCCAAGCCGAAGATGATCCTCCTGGACGAACCCTCCGAAGGCATCATGCCGGTGCTGGTGGAGGAGATGGGCGTACTGTTCCGCCGCCTGCGCGACGAGGGCATCACGCTGCTGCTGGTCGAGCAGAATGTCGAATGGGCGCTGAACCTCGCAAGCCGCGCCGTGATCATCGACCAGGGCGAGGTGGTGCACACCAGCAGCGCCGCCGCCCTGCTCGCCGACAAGGAGATCCAGGAGCGCTATTGCGCGGTGTGA
- the gltC_4 gene encoding HTH-type transcriptional regulator GltC — MRFLALRYFNEVARLGSIRKAADRLHVAPSAVSRQIALLEAELGTELFKRFKTGVRLMPAGEVLARQSHRIFRDLERARSGIDDLMGLRRGTISLWVIEGFVTGLLPEILAGFNRRYPNISFRVYTDSTDRIVEALLEDEADIGITFNALPRPEIEVVAEFKEGISCLVAPSHPYAGRKSLSLAELCADQLALPVQSFGLRQVFDKVIASRGYDPRVLVTTNSLELTKTLAATGSAIAFMPALTVVRELAAGSLIAIPISDREFQTSRSSVSIHRDRPLSHAAGDFLKVLVAQIRKLVDGQAQRR; from the coding sequence GTGAGATTCTTGGCCCTGCGGTATTTCAACGAGGTGGCCCGCCTCGGCTCGATCCGCAAAGCCGCCGACCGGCTGCACGTCGCGCCATCCGCCGTCAGCCGGCAGATCGCGCTCCTCGAGGCGGAACTGGGCACGGAACTCTTCAAGCGGTTCAAGACCGGCGTCAGGCTCATGCCGGCCGGCGAGGTGCTGGCGCGCCAGAGCCATCGCATCTTCCGCGACCTGGAGCGCGCGCGCTCCGGCATCGACGACCTCATGGGCCTGCGCCGCGGCACGATCAGCCTGTGGGTGATCGAGGGGTTCGTCACCGGCCTCCTTCCCGAGATCCTGGCGGGCTTCAACCGGCGCTACCCCAACATCTCGTTCAGGGTCTACACCGATTCGACCGACCGCATCGTCGAGGCCCTGCTCGAGGACGAGGCGGATATCGGCATCACCTTCAATGCCCTGCCGCGCCCCGAAATCGAGGTGGTGGCAGAGTTCAAGGAAGGCATTTCCTGTCTCGTCGCGCCCTCGCATCCCTATGCCGGCCGCAAGAGCCTGTCGCTTGCCGAGCTGTGCGCCGACCAGCTCGCCCTGCCGGTGCAGAGCTTCGGGCTCCGCCAAGTTTTCGACAAGGTGATCGCCAGCCGCGGCTACGATCCGCGCGTGCTGGTCACGACCAATTCCCTGGAACTCACCAAGACGCTCGCAGCAACCGGCAGCGCCATCGCCTTCATGCCGGCGCTCACCGTGGTGAGGGAGCTGGCCGCCGGCTCGCTCATCGCCATTCCCATCTCGGACCGGGAATTCCAGACCTCCCGCTCCAGCGTCAGCATCCATCGCGACAGACCGCTGTCCCATGCGGCGGGCGACTTCCTGAAAGTTCTGGTGGCGCAGATCCGCAAGCTTGTCGACGGGCAGGCGCAGCGCCGCTGA